One window from the genome of Gopherus flavomarginatus isolate rGopFla2 chromosome 12 unlocalized genomic scaffold, rGopFla2.mat.asm SUPER_12_unloc_4, whole genome shotgun sequence encodes:
- the LOC127040982 gene encoding olfactory receptor 6N1-like, translated as MEGTDWRNQTTITELILLGFGELPDLKILLFLMFLVIYMATMAGNTLIVMLVVADQHFHTPMYLFLGNLSYLEICYTSTFLPRLLVSLLTGDRTISVSGCITQLYFSGSLAATECYLLAAMSYDQYLAICKALHYSTLMNNSFCLQLAAGEWLNGCLASIIFVLFLSHLIFCGPNEIDHFYCDPIPLIELSCSDTHLSILVDFIIVSLFTLPPFLLTLTSYVFILDSTLRISSTIGRQKVFSTYSSHLPVVTIFYGTIIIVYMLPKHDTLRDLNKVVSLCFTVLTPLVNPLIYSLRNREVKEALSKALCICGFHKNMQRL; from the coding sequence ATGGAAGGCACAGATTGGAGAAACCAAACGACCATCACAGAATTAATCCTCCTGGGATTTGGGGAGCTCCCTGACCTGAAAATTCTTCTATTTCTAATGTTCCTAGTGATCTACATGGCAACCATGGCTGGGAACACTCTCATTGTGATGCTtgttgtggctgatcagcactttcacacccccatgtacctGTTTCTGGGTAACTTGTCCTACTTGGAGATCTGCTATACCTCTACCTTCCTCCCCAGGTTACTGGtcagtctcctgactggggacagaaccatCTCAGTCAGTGGCTGCATCACACAACTGTATTTCTCTGGCTCACTGGCAGCTACGGAATGCTATCTCCTAGCAGCAATGTCTTATGATCAGTATTTAGCGATATGTAAAGCTCTGCACTATTCAACTCTTATGAATAACAGCTTTTGCCTCCAGTTGGCTGCTGGAGAATGGTTAAATGGTTGCTTGGCTAGTATAATCTTTGTCTTATTCCTATCACATTTAATATTCTGTGGCccaaatgaaattgaccatttctattGTGATCCCATCCCACTGATagaactctcctgcagtgacacacaCCTAAGCATATTGGTGGATTTCATAATAGTCTCCTTATTCACCCTGCCTCCATTCCTACTAACCCTGACTTCCTATGTGTTTATCCTTGACAGTACCCTGAGAATCTCTTCTACCATTGGGAGACAAAAGGTCTTTTCCACCTACTCCTCTCACCTCCctgtggtgacaattttctatggaaCCATAATCATTGTCTACATGCTTCCGAAACATGATACACTCAGAGATCTGAACAAAGTGGTCTCTCTTTGCTTCACGGTCCTAACTCCCCTGgtaaaccccctcatctacagcctgagaaacagagaggtcaaggaagcCTTGAGCAAAGCACTTTGTATATGTGGCTTTCACAAAAACATGCAGAGACTATGA
- the LOC127040983 gene encoding olfactory receptor 10A3-like — MADRNRRNQTAVTEYILLGFGNLPDLQIPLFLMFLVIYIATVAGNMLITSLVVADQHLHTPMYFFLGNLSCLETCYTSTILPRVLISLLTGDKTISINGCFSQLYFFSALVGTECYLLAVMSYDRYLAICKPLHYSTLMNNRFCLQLAAGSWLNACLAITIFVLFLSQLTFCGPNEIDHFYCDPIPLMELSCSDTHLSILADFILVYVFTLPPFLLTLMSYVLILANILRIPSTIGRQKAFSTCSSHLTVVTIFYGTIIIVHILPKSDTFRGLKKVLSLCFTVVTPLVNPLIYSLRNREVKEALSKAVNKCGFHKKHAETLRQ, encoded by the coding sequence ATGGCAGACAGAAACCGGAGAAACCAAACGGCTGTCACAGAATATATCCTCCTGGGATTCGGGAATCTCCCTGACCTGCAAATTCCTCTCTTCCTGATGTTCCTAGTGATCTACATTGCAACCGTAGCCGGGAACATGCTCATCACTTCactagttgtggctgatcagcaccttcacacccctatgtacttcttcctggggaacttgtcctgcttggagacctgctacacctccaccatcctgcccagggTGCTGAtcagtctcctgactggggacaaaACCATCTCAATCAATGGCTGTTTCTCACAACTGTATTTCTTTTCTGCTCTGGTAGGTACAGAATGCTATCTCCTAGcagtgatgtcttatgatcggtatttagccATATGTAAACCCCTGCACTATTCAACTCTTATGAATAACAGGTTTTGCCTCCAGTTGGCTGCTGGGTCATGGTTAAATGCTTGTTTGGCTATTACAATCTTTGTCTTATTCCTATCACAGTTAACATTCTGTGGCccaaatgaaattgaccatttctattGTGATCCCATCCCACTGATggaactctcctgcagtgacacacaCCTAAGCATATTGGCGGATTTCATACTAGTCTATGTATTCACCCTGCCTCCATTCCTACTAACCCTGATGTCTTACGTGTTGATCCTTGCCAACATCCTCAGAATCCCTTCCACCATCGGGAGACAAAAGGCCTTTtctacctgctcctctcacctcactgtggtgacaattttctatggcACCATAATCATTGTCCACATACTACCAAAAAGTGATACATTCAGAGGTCTGAAGAAAGTGCTGTCTCTTTGTTTCACGGTCGTAACTCCCCTGGTaaatcccctcatctacagcctgagaaacagagaagTCAAGGAAGCCTTAAGCAAAGCAGTCAATAAATGTGGCTTTCATAAAAAACATGCAGAGACTCTGAGACAATAA
- the LOC127040981 gene encoding olfactory receptor 6N1-like, translating to MEGTDWRNQTTITELVLLGFRELPDMRILLFLMFLVIYMATMAGNTLIVMLVVTDQHLHTPMYLFLGNLSYLEICYTSTFLPKLLASLLTGDRTISVSGCITQLYFSGSLAATECYLLAAMSYDRYLAICKPLHYSTLMSSRFCLQLAAGSWLNACLAIIIFVLFLSQLTFCGPNEIDHFYCDPIPLMELSCSDTHLSILVDFILVYVFTLPPFLLTLMSYVLILANILRIPSTTGRQKTFSTCSSHLTVVTIFYGTIIIVHILPKRDTIRGLKKVLSLCFTVLTPLVNPLIYSLRNKEVKEALSKAVSKCGFHKNMQRL from the coding sequence ATGGAAGGCACAGATTGGAGAAACCAAACGACCATCACAGAATTAGTCCTCCTGGGATTCAGGGAGCTCCCTGACATGAGAATTCTTCTCTTTCTAATGTTTCTAGTGATCTACATGGCAACCATGGCTGGGAACACTCTCATTGTGATGCTTGTTGTGACTGAccagcaccttcacacccccatgtacctGTTTCTGGGTAACTTGTCCTACTTGGAAATCTGCTATACCTCTACCTTCCTCCCCAAGTTactggccagtctcctgactggggacagaaccatCTCAGTCAGTGGCTGCATCACACAACTGTATTTCTCTGGCTCACTGGCAGCTACGGAATGCTATCTCCTAGCAGcaatgtcttatgatcggtatttagcgaTATGTAAACCTCTGCACTATTCAACTCTTATGAGTAGCAGGTTTTGCCTCCAGTTGGCTGCTGGGTCATGGTTAAATGCTTGTTTGGCTATTATAATCTTTGTCTTATTCCTATCACAGTTAACATTCTGTGGCccaaatgaaattgaccatttctattGTGATCCCATCCCACTGATggaactctcctgcagtgacacacaCCTGAGCATATTGGTGGATTTCATACTAGTCTATGTATTCACCCTGCCTCCATTCCTCCTAACCCTGATGTCTTACGTGTTGATCCTTGCCAACATTCTCAGAATCCCTTCCACCACCGGGAGACAAAAGACCTTTtctacctgctcctctcacctcactgtggtgacaattttctatggcACCATAATCATTGTCCACATACTACCAAAACGTGATACAATCAGAGGTCTGAAGAAAGTGCTGTCTCTTTGCTTCACAGTCCTAACTCCCCTTgtaaaccccctcatctacagcctgagaaacaaagaggtcaagGAAGCCTTAAGCAAAGCAGTCAGTAAATGTGGCTTTCACAAAAACATGCAGAGACTATGA